The proteins below are encoded in one region of bacterium:
- a CDS encoding sigma-70 family RNA polymerase sigma factor, whose amino-acid sequence MPATDMPDPATRLAFAKRGDRDAFQRLAEPYRPELQLHCYRMLGSLQDAEDLVQETFLRAWRGLAGFEGRSSFRTWLYRIATNVCLNALAGRARRVLPDEQGPPSDQPFDRMLESGPGTEIPWLQPYPDAALQGIADLAPGPEARYEMQEAVQLAFVAAIQYLPPRQRAVLLLHDVLGWSAAESARLLDASVASVNSALQRARATLGKHLPEGQPKPQPASDDRQRALLDRYLRAWESADVDGFVALLKEDATVSMPPWRQWYRGQESLRRFFDWAWKPGGHGPFRLIPIGANRQPAFAFYCRGDIETEWRAHSIHVLSVRDDSIATLTFFLNPGLFVPFGLPLVPPGNNRPAARTLEQ is encoded by the coding sequence CGCCTCGCCGAACCCTATCGGCCGGAGCTACAACTCCACTGCTATCGCATGCTCGGCTCGCTCCAGGATGCTGAGGATCTTGTCCAGGAGACGTTCCTGCGCGCCTGGCGCGGTCTCGCCGGCTTCGAGGGGCGCAGTTCGTTCCGCACGTGGCTCTACCGGATCGCCACGAACGTCTGCCTGAATGCTCTCGCCGGCCGTGCGCGCCGTGTGCTGCCGGATGAACAGGGGCCGCCGTCAGACCAGCCTTTCGACCGGATGCTTGAGAGCGGACCGGGCACCGAAATTCCATGGCTTCAGCCCTATCCAGACGCGGCCTTGCAGGGCATCGCCGACCTCGCGCCGGGCCCGGAAGCGCGGTATGAGATGCAAGAGGCTGTGCAGCTCGCGTTCGTCGCCGCGATCCAGTACCTCCCGCCTCGGCAACGTGCCGTCCTGCTATTGCACGACGTGTTGGGCTGGTCGGCGGCGGAGAGCGCCCGGCTGCTCGATGCGTCGGTCGCCTCCGTCAACAGCGCCCTCCAGCGAGCCCGCGCGACCCTTGGAAAACACCTGCCGGAGGGCCAGCCTAAGCCGCAACCGGCGTCGGACGATCGGCAACGCGCGCTTCTGGATCGCTACCTCCGCGCGTGGGAGAGTGCCGATGTCGACGGCTTCGTCGCGCTGCTCAAAGAGGATGCGACGGTGAGCATGCCGCCTTGGCGCCAGTGGTACCGTGGACAAGAATCCCTGCGGAGATTCTTCGACTGGGCGTGGAAACCCGGTGGGCACGGGCCATTCCGTCTGATCCCCATCGGCGCCAACCGGCAACCCGCGTTCGCATTTTATTGCCGCGGCGACATCGAGACCGAGTGGCGGGCTCACTCAATCCACGTGCTGTCGGTACGCGATGACTCGATCGCCACGCTGACCTTCTTTCTCAACCCAGGGCTCTTTGTCCCGTTCGGCCTGCCCCTTGTTCCACCGGGGAACAACCGTCCTGCGGCTCGGACGCTCGAGCAATGA